In Aliiglaciecola sp. LCG003, a genomic segment contains:
- a CDS encoding MBL fold metallo-hydrolase has product MFIETIKTPGLAHLSYILGSAGEAVVIDPRRDIDIYVDVADQNECRITHIFETHRNEDLISGAPILSRLTGAEVLHGPNADGDVQYAKTVTQGHQVKVGSLTLEVLETPGHTKDSICILIFDQDYCEGPVGILTGDTLFVGDVGRTDFYPQEREHVAGLLYDSLQKIKHRAPEAIIYPAHGAGSVCGDGMADREFSTVQHEIKNNPMLKISDRTEFIDKKVAEHHYIPPYFSEMERLNLKGASAYSTPQVISPIPADQLIELQQQGYKVIDVRSIESYLGAHLPGSYSLPVSMITSFAGWMFDNDARFILIADEQKMASCAALHLARIGYANCHYYFSDSLAAVATGGMQFESLDVVDAEHVKSLIEQKWNLLDVRKVTEYEQGHIAGSEHVFLGHLDKQICHLAKDKSYITMCASGMRATIAGAFLQANGFNNVKVFMGSMGAWKAKDYPVE; this is encoded by the coding sequence ATGTTTATTGAAACGATTAAAACCCCCGGATTAGCACATCTTTCTTATATTCTAGGCTCAGCAGGGGAGGCCGTTGTGATTGACCCTCGGCGTGACATTGATATCTACGTTGATGTAGCTGATCAAAACGAATGCCGTATCACCCATATTTTTGAAACCCATCGCAATGAAGATCTTATCAGCGGTGCGCCAATACTCTCACGCTTAACTGGAGCCGAGGTATTACATGGGCCCAATGCTGATGGTGACGTTCAATACGCTAAAACCGTTACACAAGGGCATCAAGTCAAAGTGGGTAGTTTGACGTTGGAAGTACTAGAAACGCCAGGGCACACTAAAGATAGTATTTGTATACTGATATTTGACCAAGATTATTGTGAGGGGCCGGTGGGTATTCTTACTGGCGATACGTTGTTTGTGGGAGATGTCGGCCGTACTGACTTTTACCCACAAGAAAGGGAGCATGTTGCAGGGTTACTTTATGATAGCTTGCAAAAAATCAAACATCGCGCACCTGAAGCTATTATCTATCCGGCTCATGGCGCCGGCTCGGTGTGTGGTGATGGTATGGCGGATCGAGAATTTTCAACGGTGCAGCATGAAATTAAAAACAATCCGATGCTCAAAATTTCCGATCGTACAGAATTTATAGATAAAAAAGTCGCTGAGCATCATTACATACCACCCTATTTTTCCGAAATGGAGCGACTCAACCTGAAAGGCGCATCAGCGTATTCTACTCCTCAGGTTATTTCGCCCATTCCCGCTGACCAACTGATTGAGTTGCAGCAGCAGGGCTATAAGGTTATCGATGTGCGTAGTATTGAATCCTACCTTGGTGCCCATTTGCCGGGTAGTTATAGCTTGCCCGTCAGTATGATCACCTCGTTCGCGGGATGGATGTTTGATAACGATGCGCGCTTTATTCTCATTGCAGATGAACAGAAGATGGCCAGTTGCGCGGCGCTGCACTTGGCGCGCATCGGCTATGCAAACTGTCATTACTATTTCTCCGACAGCTTGGCTGCGGTAGCAACTGGTGGCATGCAGTTTGAAAGTTTAGATGTGGTAGATGCCGAACATGTTAAAAGCTTAATTGAGCAAAAATGGAATTTATTAGATGTTAGGAAAGTAACGGAATATGAACAAGGCCACATTGCGGGTAGTGAGCATGTGTTTTTAGGCCACTTAGACAAGCAAATATGTCATCTAGCAAAAGACAAAAGCTACATCACCATGTGCGCTAGTGGTATGCGTGCGACTATCGCCGGTGCATTCTTACAAGCTAATGGCTTTAATAACGTAAAAGTTTTTATGGGCTCGATGGGGGCGTGGAAAGCCAAAGACTATCCAGTAGAATAA
- a CDS encoding AraC family transcriptional regulator: MTHRIANIIVNAQLSAIADPVLRRTFLHSVGIDEPLLDDQEAQLDATAFARLMRVCYNQLDDEAMCFTHKPLRVGTFRMMCHATIGCGNVRRAILRIAEYFRLLSDEFHFELQEHGEEAGFVIQHKAKPEVNNDYFIAMLFTIFWRYLAWLMDAPLLLNRCYFAFDGQGWPQHTQSVFNCPVFFQRKQNAIIFPESYLNQVIKQDTHSLGQFLANAPENILSRYEPQTSWSAKVKAQLSELEDFETTSLESVANTFDCSAPTLARRLRQEGHQFQQIKDKVRKARTIHLLLNTDLPISQISSQLGFSEDAVFYRTFKKWTGLTPKSYRVSHQ; the protein is encoded by the coding sequence ATGACTCATCGAATAGCTAATATCATCGTTAACGCCCAGCTCAGCGCTATTGCTGATCCGGTTCTGCGTCGCACCTTTTTGCACAGCGTCGGCATAGATGAGCCATTGTTAGACGATCAAGAGGCGCAGCTGGATGCGACCGCCTTTGCTCGTCTAATGCGAGTTTGTTACAACCAGCTTGATGATGAAGCTATGTGTTTCACCCATAAGCCTTTGCGTGTTGGTACCTTTCGCATGATGTGCCATGCAACTATTGGTTGTGGCAATGTGCGTCGTGCGATTTTGCGTATCGCAGAATATTTCCGCCTGCTAAGTGATGAGTTTCATTTTGAATTGCAGGAACATGGTGAAGAAGCCGGTTTCGTGATCCAGCATAAGGCAAAACCAGAGGTCAACAATGACTATTTTATTGCCATGTTGTTTACCATTTTCTGGCGTTATCTAGCCTGGTTGATGGACGCCCCGTTGTTGTTGAACCGCTGCTATTTTGCCTTTGATGGGCAAGGATGGCCACAGCATACCCAGTCTGTGTTTAACTGCCCGGTGTTTTTTCAACGAAAACAAAATGCCATTATCTTTCCCGAATCCTATTTAAATCAGGTTATCAAGCAAGATACTCACAGTCTCGGTCAATTTCTGGCCAACGCACCAGAGAACATTTTGAGCCGCTATGAACCGCAAACAAGTTGGTCAGCCAAAGTTAAGGCTCAACTTAGCGAGTTGGAGGATTTCGAAACTACAAGTCTGGAGTCAGTGGCAAATACCTTTGATTGCTCTGCGCCTACTCTGGCCCGCAGGCTGCGGCAGGAAGGTCATCAATTTCAGCAAATCAAGGACAAAGTGCGCAAGGCCCGTACCATTCATTTACTATTAAATACCGATTTGCCCATCAGTCAAATATCCTCTCAATTGGGCTTCTCAGAAGACGCTGTGTTTTATCGCACATTCAAAAAATGGACTGGACTGACGCCTAAATCCTATCGGGTTTCCCACCAGTAA